The sequence GGCCCGCGCGATGCTGCCCGGTGTGCACGCCGCCGTCGAGGACTTCGCGCCCGACCTGCTGGTGACCGACCAACAGGCCCTGGCCGGGCCGCTGGTGGCGCGGCGGCACGGTCTGCCCTGGGCGACCTCGGCGACCACGACGGCCGAGTTCACCCGGCCCTTCGACGGGGTTCCCAAGGTGGGGGAGTGGGTGGCACAGCGCATCGCCGCACTGCTCGCCGAATGCGGCGCGCCCAGCGGCTGGGACCCCCGCTTCTCCCCGCACCTCGTCCTGGTCTTCTCCACCCCCGCGCTCTTCGGGGACGGCGGACCGGCTGGAGACGGGGCCGGGGTGCCGCCCGGTGCCGAGGCCCGCGCGAACGCACCGGCCGCCGTCGGCGTAACGGGTGCGGCGTCGCGTCCCGCACAACGGCGGTATCCGCCCCACTACGCCTTCGTCGGGCCCGCCTTCGGCGCCCGCCCGTCCCCCGGAGACTTCCCGTGGCACCGGCTGGACCCCGATCGCGCGCGGGTGCTCGTCTCCCTCGGCACCCTCAACCGCGAGGCGGGCGCCCGCTTCTACCCCGCGGTCCTGCGTGCCGCGGACGCCCTCGCGGACCGGGCGCAACTGATCCTCGCGGCCCCCGCGGACCTCGCCGGGACCGTCCCGCACCATGTGGTGCACCAGGAGTACGTCCCCCAGCTCGCCCTGCTGCCGCACCTCGACGCGGTGCTGTGCCACGGCGGCCACAACACCGTGTGCGAGGCGCTTGCGTACGGGCTGCCGCTGGTCGTGGCGCCGGTCCGCGACGATCAGCCGATCGTCGCCGGTCAGGTGACCGGGGCCGGGGCGGGGGTACGGGTGCGGTTCGGCCGGGCCCGTGCGGACGAGCTGCACCAGGCGCTGGCCGCCGTCCTGGACGATCCGGCCCACCGCCGTGCGGCCCGCCGTATCCAGGCGTCGTTCGCCGCAGCGGGCGGCGCCCGCACCGCGGCCGACCGTCTGGAGAAGCTGCAGGCCGGCGCCGTGGCCGCCGGTACATCCGGTGCCGCGCACCCCGGCACGTCCGGTGCCGCGCACCCCGGCACATCCACCGGCCGGCCCGCCGGCGCATCCGCAGCCCGGCACCCCCGCCCGCCCGGGCCGGGTACCGCCCCCACCAAGGCCGCGACCGAGCCCGAGAACGAGCCCGAGAACGAGGCCAAGCCCGAGCCCGAGACCGAGAACGAGAAGGGACCGTGAGCCCGATGACGCGAGCGCACCGTTCGGGAGCCCGCACACGATGGGTGGCGGCCGCCGCCGTGACGGCCCTGGGGGCGGGCACCGTGCGCGCCCGCCGCAGGCTCGCCGCGCTGCCCGTGCTCGACCCCGCCCCGGCCCAGGACGCCCCGCTACCGCCGCTGCCCGGCTGGCACCTGATCACCGCGCCCGGTGTCACGGCCGACGCGGCGACCCTGCGTGCCGCTGCCGACCACGCCGTACGCGACGGTCTGCGCGTCGTGGACCTGATTCCGGCACGCCTGGACGCCGAGAGCGCCCTCGGCCTGCTCCGGCTGCTCGACCCCACGGCCCACCGCGCCGACCGGTGCGCCCCGGGCCACGGCGCGGGTCACGCCCTGCTGGTGGCCGACGACGTCCACCGGCGGGCCGGACTCGGCGCCGGGACCCCGCCGCGTTCGGTGGCCGATCTGCTCCGCCTCGTCCGCACGCTCAAGGAGTACGCTCCCGACGCCACCGGCTGGGCCCTCGCCCCCGGGCTGACCGGTCCGCCCCCCGACCCCGCGCGGCACGCCGAGGAACTGCGGGCCCGTGGCCTGCCGCCCGCCCTGCTGTCCGCAGCCCAGCTCGCCGGTCTCGCCCTGCTGGTGAAGTGCCTGGTATCCGCGCCGCGTTGGGGTATTGCGGCGAGCGCCCTGTACTGGCTGCAGCCCGCCGTCGTCCTGGGCCCGGTCCGGGGACCGCGCCCCGCGGGCCTCGCCCGCGCCACCGCCCTGCGTCCGCTGCGCGCCCTGTCGACCGCACTGCGGACCCTCGCCGCACCGGCCGCCGAAGGGCCCGGCGCCACCACCGAAGAGTGTGGTGTCACCGGAGATTCCGGTGTCACCGAAGAGTCCGGTACCACGGAGGAATCCGGTCCCGCCGGTGTTGCGGCGCGCCGGGCCGCGTACGCCGGCGCACTCGCCCGCGGCACGGACCGGTTCTTCGAGCCGCGCCGTACGGACTGCCCCTGGTGCTCGGCGCCCGACCCCGTGGTGCGAGTGCGCACGCCCGACCTGATGCAGGGCAAGCCCGGCCGGTTCACTTTGGAGGAGTGCCGCCAGTGCGGCCACATCTTCCAGAACCCCAGGCTCACCCCGGACGGACTCGACTTCTACTACCGCGACTTCTACGAAGGCCTCGGCGGTGACGGCACCGCTCTGGTCCTGGGCCGGATGAGCGGCACCTACCGCGACCGCGCCGAACTGCTCCGGCCGTTCACCACCCCCCGGGCCTGGCTCGACGTCGGAACCGCCGCCGCACACTTCTGCAACGCCGCCCGTGCCGTATGGCCCGACACCCGCTTCGACGGGCTGGACATGGGCGAAGGGGTCCACGAGGCCGCACGCCGGGGCTGGATCGACACCGCCTACCAGGGCCAGTTCCCCGACCTCGCCGACCGGCTCGCGGGCCGCTACGACACCGTCAGCATGCACCACTACCTCGAACACACCCGGGACCCGCGCGCCGAACTCGACGCCGCCGTCAAGGTCCTGGCCCCCGGCGGTCATCTGCTGATCGAACTCCCCGATCCCGAGTCCCGGGCGGGCCGGCTGTTCGGCCGCTACTGGCTGCCCTGGTTCCAGCCCCAGCACCAGCACCTCATGCCCGTAGGGAACCTCAAACAGGCCCTGGCGGCACGGGGGTTCACCGTGCTCGTCGAGCAGCACGGGGCGGCCCACCAGCCCAACGGCGACTTCCTCGGCGCCACCGTCCTCGCCGCGAACAGCCTCGTCCCCGACCCGGACACCCCCTGGTCCGCCGTTCCCTCGACCCCGGCCCGCCGTGCCGCCCGAAGCGCCGTACAGGCCATGGCGGTGCCCTGCTACGCCGCCGCGCTGGGCCTCGACAGCCTGCGCACCGCGGTGGCCCGGGTCGCCGACGGCGGCAACGCCTACCGGCTGCTCGCCCGCAAGGAGCTCGGGTGAGCGCGGTGGGCCTGGCCGGGAGCACCACGGCGGACCCGCTGCTGCGC is a genomic window of Streptomyces sp. Edi2 containing:
- a CDS encoding nucleotide disphospho-sugar-binding domain-containing protein, with the translated sequence MRVLFVVPPLAGHVNPTLAVAAELTARGHRVAWTGPDAALATLLPAGSLLYPAGDRSGGDGIDVLHGRWRDLRGIAALRFLWADVLLPLARAMLPGVHAAVEDFAPDLLVTDQQALAGPLVARRHGLPWATSATTTAEFTRPFDGVPKVGEWVAQRIAALLAECGAPSGWDPRFSPHLVLVFSTPALFGDGGPAGDGAGVPPGAEARANAPAAVGVTGAASRPAQRRYPPHYAFVGPAFGARPSPGDFPWHRLDPDRARVLVSLGTLNREAGARFYPAVLRAADALADRAQLILAAPADLAGTVPHHVVHQEYVPQLALLPHLDAVLCHGGHNTVCEALAYGLPLVVAPVRDDQPIVAGQVTGAGAGVRVRFGRARADELHQALAAVLDDPAHRRAARRIQASFAAAGGARTAADRLEKLQAGAVAAGTSGAAHPGTSGAAHPGTSTGRPAGASAARHPRPPGPGTAPTKAATEPENEPENEAKPEPETENEKGP
- a CDS encoding class I SAM-dependent methyltransferase, whose translation is MTRAHRSGARTRWVAAAAVTALGAGTVRARRRLAALPVLDPAPAQDAPLPPLPGWHLITAPGVTADAATLRAAADHAVRDGLRVVDLIPARLDAESALGLLRLLDPTAHRADRCAPGHGAGHALLVADDVHRRAGLGAGTPPRSVADLLRLVRTLKEYAPDATGWALAPGLTGPPPDPARHAEELRARGLPPALLSAAQLAGLALLVKCLVSAPRWGIAASALYWLQPAVVLGPVRGPRPAGLARATALRPLRALSTALRTLAAPAAEGPGATTEECGVTGDSGVTEESGTTEESGPAGVAARRAAYAGALARGTDRFFEPRRTDCPWCSAPDPVVRVRTPDLMQGKPGRFTLEECRQCGHIFQNPRLTPDGLDFYYRDFYEGLGGDGTALVLGRMSGTYRDRAELLRPFTTPRAWLDVGTAAAHFCNAARAVWPDTRFDGLDMGEGVHEAARRGWIDTAYQGQFPDLADRLAGRYDTVSMHHYLEHTRDPRAELDAAVKVLAPGGHLLIELPDPESRAGRLFGRYWLPWFQPQHQHLMPVGNLKQALAARGFTVLVEQHGAAHQPNGDFLGATVLAANSLVPDPDTPWSAVPSTPARRAARSAVQAMAVPCYAAALGLDSLRTAVARVADGGNAYRLLARKELG